From the Opitutia bacterium genome, one window contains:
- a CDS encoding DUF4838 domain-containing protein: protein MCVIVCFAIFAGWTASTSAASGTTILVDTGSFETAAAAASAEGEVVWLDDDLVDDNACTLSFAALEVQRYLRRMTGRPADFAVARSAARLPPGDVLVVGLAHDPHVRRVAQLFNARLEHMEFGPEGYWLKSAIVEGRRVVLIAAQERRGALYGAYDLLYRWGCRWFDPGEQGEDVPDLDALPDLDVTQRPSFTSRGFLAWENRGDSAFLLWMARNRLNYWTLEQEPHALMHKLGIRMICGRHDAEHEFIGPRKPYPYDHRRFAGDEAQPRDPYAESLEFKGDLDGDGQLSYFEAHPEWYALVGGRRVPGIEVNRGTNYCTSNADATAEFVGNYVRALVEGRFREADIVRFWALDVGKWCECENCRAQGSPTDRYLQLVHRFCQELDEARAAGRLRRPLEVTFLAYGDVVEPPSRPLPPGFPRDYCMATFYPIQRCYVHRLDDPDCTARNERYRRQLTGWASDPERHYRGKLAVGEYYNVRGFNSLPVCFMHTMAVDIPTYFRAGARSFDYMHVTTARWGSKALTNYQMARQLWDVQTDCDALWRDYFARRYGNAAGHLRRFYASLEQMLANVTEIKYTLAPRLNTGEAVLFPNSHLRFRSEPGELREGPTLAESIEHGRSCRELIQSALALDLPPAVRARVREDEECFAYAERTLAYYAACVQAFTAIRAGQRDEARAHLEDARHVAEELRRDEISTQGSSAHANAANALEATRAAGALQRLADLLDAPR from the coding sequence GTGTGCGTCATCGTCTGCTTCGCGATCTTCGCCGGTTGGACGGCGTCCACGTCGGCTGCGAGTGGCACGACGATCCTGGTCGATACCGGTTCGTTCGAGACTGCGGCGGCGGCCGCCAGCGCCGAAGGGGAAGTCGTGTGGCTCGACGACGATCTGGTGGACGACAATGCCTGCACGCTCAGCTTTGCCGCGCTGGAAGTGCAACGCTACCTGCGTCGGATGACCGGTCGGCCCGCCGACTTCGCCGTCGCGCGTTCCGCGGCGCGGTTGCCGCCGGGCGATGTGCTCGTGGTCGGTTTGGCGCATGATCCGCACGTGCGGCGCGTGGCGCAGTTGTTCAACGCGCGGCTCGAACACATGGAGTTCGGGCCTGAGGGTTATTGGCTGAAATCGGCGATCGTAGAGGGGCGCCGCGTCGTCCTGATCGCAGCGCAGGAGCGACGCGGTGCGCTCTACGGCGCCTACGATTTGTTGTATCGATGGGGTTGCCGCTGGTTCGACCCCGGCGAGCAAGGCGAGGACGTGCCGGACCTCGACGCGTTGCCGGACCTCGACGTCACGCAGCGTCCCAGTTTCACCAGTCGTGGTTTTCTGGCGTGGGAAAACCGCGGCGACTCCGCATTCCTCCTCTGGATGGCGCGCAATCGCCTCAACTATTGGACACTCGAACAGGAGCCGCACGCGCTGATGCACAAGCTCGGCATCCGGATGATTTGCGGTCGACACGATGCCGAGCACGAATTCATCGGACCCAGAAAGCCTTACCCTTACGATCATCGCCGATTCGCCGGTGACGAGGCCCAGCCCCGAGATCCGTATGCGGAGAGTCTCGAGTTCAAGGGGGACCTCGATGGCGACGGTCAATTGTCCTATTTCGAGGCCCACCCGGAATGGTATGCGCTGGTCGGTGGCAGGCGCGTGCCCGGAATCGAAGTCAACCGCGGCACGAACTATTGCACGTCGAACGCCGATGCCACCGCCGAGTTTGTCGGCAACTACGTGCGGGCGCTGGTCGAAGGGCGATTTCGCGAGGCGGACATCGTGCGCTTCTGGGCGCTGGATGTGGGCAAGTGGTGCGAATGCGAAAATTGCCGCGCTCAAGGCTCGCCCACCGATCGCTATCTCCAGCTGGTGCACCGGTTTTGTCAGGAATTGGACGAGGCGCGGGCAGCGGGCCGGCTGCGGCGACCGCTCGAGGTGACGTTTCTAGCCTACGGAGATGTGGTGGAACCGCCGAGTCGACCGCTGCCACCCGGCTTCCCGCGGGACTATTGCATGGCGACGTTCTATCCGATCCAGCGCTGCTATGTGCACCGCCTCGACGATCCGGACTGCACGGCGCGGAACGAACGATACCGTCGACAACTTACGGGTTGGGCGAGCGATCCCGAGCGACACTACCGGGGAAAACTCGCGGTGGGGGAATACTACAATGTGCGCGGCTTCAACAGCCTGCCGGTCTGCTTCATGCACACGATGGCGGTCGACATCCCAACCTATTTTCGCGCCGGTGCGCGGTCGTTCGACTACATGCACGTGACCACGGCGCGATGGGGCAGCAAGGCGCTGACGAACTACCAAATGGCGCGCCAGCTCTGGGATGTGCAGACGGACTGCGACGCGCTTTGGCGGGATTACTTCGCCCGACGCTACGGAAACGCCGCGGGCCACCTGCGCCGCTTCTACGCATCGCTCGAGCAGATGTTGGCCAACGTCACTGAGATTAAATACACCCTCGCACCGCGACTGAACACCGGCGAAGCGGTTTTGTTTCCCAACTCGCACCTGCGCTTTCGGAGTGAGCCCGGCGAACTGCGTGAAGGACCGACGCTCGCCGAAAGCATCGAGCATGGCCGGAGTTGTCGCGAATTGATCCAGTCCGCGTTAGCCCTCGATTTGCCGCCGGCAGTGCGGGCGCGTGTCCGCGAAGACGAAGAATGCTTCGCCTACGCGGAACGAACGCTGGCGTATTACGCGGCTTGCGTGCAGGCGTTCACTGCGATCCGGGCCGGGCAGCGCGACGAAGCGCGTGCGCATTTAGAGGACGCGCGGCACGTGGCGGAAGAGTTGCGCCGGGACGAGATTTCAACCCAGGGATCATCGGCCCACGCGAACGCGGCGAACGCACTCGAAGCCACACGCGCCGCGGGCGCGTTGCAACGGCTGGCCGACCTGCTCGATGCGCCGCGCTGA
- a CDS encoding helix-turn-helix transcriptional regulator, whose protein sequence is MAMTFHSIERLGAPFSTVSELGFVIPDDSDVTVQNPERKLLFFLQADCTGEIEGFGAFPVKTGDILVVPRRCVQHYRVARAGESAKVHALKIAFALPPLAPPGSSGSNPPVRGNPESDLGAFVRHHFRQIRHLPGAQTAPMQEILRAIRRDIEEHPTGIRHRVRALSTNLVVHVARMVHENPTPQKSAEPGQGSLVNQVKEYLLRNYARPLTLGEIAWHVRKSEEHVARVVRKVTGQTVLGYLRTVRLERAKTLLINSDKTLTEIARLSGFGSLALFSRNFTLYVGRSASAYRQERSKVVKWKSP, encoded by the coding sequence ATGGCGATGACCTTCCATTCGATCGAACGGCTCGGTGCCCCGTTCTCGACCGTTTCGGAACTCGGCTTCGTGATCCCCGACGACAGCGACGTCACCGTGCAGAACCCGGAGCGCAAGCTGCTCTTTTTCCTGCAGGCCGACTGCACCGGCGAGATCGAGGGTTTCGGTGCCTTCCCCGTCAAGACGGGCGACATTCTCGTCGTGCCGCGCCGGTGCGTGCAGCATTACCGCGTCGCCCGCGCCGGCGAGTCGGCGAAAGTGCACGCGTTGAAGATCGCCTTCGCCTTGCCGCCGCTCGCCCCTCCCGGCAGCTCCGGCTCCAATCCGCCCGTGCGCGGCAATCCCGAATCGGATCTCGGTGCGTTCGTGCGCCACCATTTCCGCCAGATCCGCCACCTGCCGGGAGCCCAGACCGCTCCGATGCAGGAAATCCTGCGCGCGATCCGGCGCGACATCGAGGAGCACCCCACCGGCATCCGCCATCGCGTTCGCGCGCTCAGCACCAATCTCGTCGTCCACGTCGCTCGCATGGTGCACGAAAATCCGACTCCGCAAAAATCCGCGGAGCCGGGCCAAGGTTCTCTCGTCAACCAGGTGAAGGAATACCTGCTGCGCAACTACGCCCGACCGCTGACGCTCGGCGAGATCGCCTGGCACGTCCGCAAAAGCGAAGAGCACGTCGCGCGCGTCGTCCGCAAAGTTACCGGTCAAACCGTTCTCGGCTATTTGCGCACGGTGCGACTCGAGCGGGCAAAAACGCTGCTGATCAATTCCGACAAAACCCTGACCGAGATCGCGCGCCTTTCCGGCTTTGGTTCGCTGGCGTTGTTCAGCCGTAACTTCACGCTCTACGTGGGTCGGAGTGCCTCCGCCTACCGGCAGGAGCGCTCCAAGGTCGTGAAGTGGAAATCGCCGTGA
- a CDS encoding ROK family protein, giving the protein MIDAAGRIVASEVEDTRAGQPLRALERQLDALVARLQRHVSDRLAGIGAAITGPVDPEMGCVYLPGKIRGLDRHRTVPYLRRRWQVPVLADNDGRLACFAEWQSGAGKGVDNLLVVTLGTGIGSGVVLDGRLLTDRHFQRGTQCGHMIIDLNGPRCLTGAAGTGESVASVTALVQAARDHVARGLDTVLAGFAPAEITFPAVVAAVRQKDRVAAELFTRWLDRFAAVLLNAYYAYAPDLILLAGGPVQAAPLFLRPLEKRINVAAFVVPVGRRIRLRAAALGSDAGWVGGALLAREKFGGAA; this is encoded by the coding sequence GTGATCGACGCGGCGGGCCGGATCGTGGCGAGCGAGGTGGAAGATACGCGGGCGGGCCAGCCGCTACGCGCGCTGGAACGACAACTCGATGCCTTGGTGGCTCGGCTGCAGCGGCACGTCAGCGACCGTCTGGCCGGTATCGGTGCGGCGATCACTGGCCCCGTCGATCCCGAGATGGGCTGCGTCTATCTGCCCGGAAAGATTCGCGGACTCGATCGCCACCGGACGGTGCCGTATCTGCGGCGTCGTTGGCAGGTCCCGGTTTTGGCGGACAACGACGGTCGTCTCGCGTGCTTCGCCGAGTGGCAGAGCGGTGCCGGAAAAGGCGTGGACAATCTGCTCGTGGTGACGCTCGGCACCGGCATCGGCTCGGGCGTGGTCCTCGACGGCCGCTTGCTGACGGACCGTCACTTCCAGCGTGGGACGCAGTGCGGGCACATGATCATCGACTTGAACGGCCCGCGCTGCCTCACGGGCGCCGCGGGCACGGGCGAGAGCGTCGCCTCGGTCACTGCGCTGGTTCAAGCGGCGCGCGATCATGTCGCGCGCGGGCTCGATACCGTTCTCGCCGGGTTCGCTCCCGCCGAAATCACGTTTCCCGCCGTCGTGGCGGCCGTGCGGCAGAAAGACCGCGTGGCGGCGGAACTTTTCACGCGGTGGCTGGACCGCTTCGCGGCCGTCCTGCTCAATGCCTATTACGCTTACGCGCCGGACTTGATTCTGCTCGCGGGCGGGCCGGTGCAGGCGGCGCCGTTGTTTCTCCGCCCGCTGGAAAAACGAATCAACGTCGCAGCGTTCGTCGTGCCGGTAGGACGCCGCATCCGGTTGCGCGCCGCGGCGCTGGGAAGCGACGCCGGTTGGGTGGGGGGCGCGCTCTTGGCGCGGGAAAAATTTGGAGGTGCCGCGTGA
- a CDS encoding sugar isomerase domain-containing protein, whose amino-acid sequence MSSVPKTRPPVLSFPDQLDHVRDVMRGQTERLHEVASLFAEAIAAGGLVHVYANGHSRLAVEELCVRMGALTGFHALLQTGLTTFTDVVGVNGIRVNQAIEKFEGLGARLLDDYDIGPGEPLLVITATGTTPAAVDIAREWVARYPDNPIVGLCSAAQSARATPKHSSGENLSHVIARARRGVLIDNGMPIGDTTVLVEGRTGAYPICPLSSVAALTAIQCLNELTLRELDARGVAHHVLRNMHLGDTHDSYERWIRDQRARYARALHRPTHVGPSP is encoded by the coding sequence ATGTCTTCTGTGCCCAAGACGCGGCCGCCGGTGCTTTCGTTTCCGGATCAGCTCGATCATGTCCGTGATGTCATGCGCGGGCAGACGGAGCGGCTGCACGAAGTGGCTTCGCTCTTTGCCGAGGCGATCGCGGCGGGTGGATTGGTTCACGTCTATGCCAACGGACACTCCCGGCTGGCCGTCGAGGAGTTGTGCGTCCGCATGGGAGCGCTCACGGGTTTTCACGCTCTTCTGCAGACGGGGCTGACGACGTTCACCGACGTCGTGGGGGTGAACGGTATCCGGGTTAATCAGGCGATCGAGAAGTTCGAGGGCCTGGGCGCGCGGCTCCTCGACGACTACGACATCGGTCCGGGAGAGCCCTTGCTGGTGATCACCGCCACCGGAACGACGCCGGCCGCCGTGGACATCGCGCGCGAGTGGGTGGCGCGTTATCCGGATAATCCGATCGTGGGTTTGTGCTCAGCGGCCCAGTCCGCCCGCGCCACGCCGAAGCACAGCTCGGGCGAAAATCTCTCTCACGTCATCGCACGCGCCCGTCGAGGTGTCCTCATCGATAACGGCATGCCGATTGGCGACACCACGGTGTTGGTGGAGGGACGCACGGGTGCCTATCCAATTTGTCCGCTCTCATCGGTCGCCGCGCTGACCGCGATCCAGTGTCTCAACGAGCTCACTTTGCGGGAACTCGATGCGCGCGGCGTGGCGCACCACGTCCTTCGCAACATGCACCTGGGGGATACGCACGATTCCTACGAACGGTGGATTCGTGACCAGCGCGCCCGCTACGCGCGAGCGCTCCATCGCCCGACGCACGTCGGGCCGTCCCCATGA
- a CDS encoding creatininase family protein has product MKDPLLIEWSRLTCDELATVDRRLPVIIPIGLIEAHGPHLALSVDCDTAAYFSRAVAESTGAILAPIFNYGYADEMADYPGTIGLTADTLAAVYADLASHFCRHGFMRQIWLSGHGANRIPFDVALPRIWARHPEARLVYWNYWTEAGFTTIAHADQGETEIALAVGTRACMERARDFRVSKPWYRLRSRHALYPETGGINGEPSRASRAAGERARDEIVQRLAAKVAAIIAAERDAP; this is encoded by the coding sequence ATGAAAGATCCCCTCTTGATCGAATGGTCCCGCCTCACGTGCGACGAACTGGCGACCGTCGACCGGCGGTTGCCGGTCATTATTCCGATCGGACTCATCGAAGCCCACGGGCCGCATCTCGCCTTGAGCGTCGACTGCGATACGGCGGCGTATTTTTCGCGCGCTGTCGCGGAATCGACCGGTGCGATCCTCGCACCGATTTTCAACTACGGTTACGCCGACGAAATGGCGGACTACCCGGGCACGATCGGCCTGACGGCCGACACGCTGGCGGCAGTGTATGCGGACCTCGCGAGTCACTTTTGTCGCCACGGTTTCATGCGGCAGATCTGGCTGTCGGGGCACGGTGCCAACCGCATTCCCTTCGATGTCGCCCTGCCGCGCATCTGGGCGCGGCATCCCGAGGCGCGGCTGGTTTACTGGAATTACTGGACCGAGGCCGGCTTCACCACGATCGCCCATGCCGACCAGGGCGAGACGGAGATCGCTCTCGCGGTGGGCACTCGCGCTTGCATGGAGCGAGCGCGGGACTTCCGCGTCAGCAAGCCTTGGTATCGCCTGCGGTCGCGGCACGCGCTGTATCCGGAAACCGGCGGCATCAATGGCGAACCGTCGCGGGCGAGTCGTGCGGCTGGTGAGCGCGCGCGTGACGAAATCGTGCAGCGGCTGGCTGCGAAAGTCGCCGCGATCATCGCGGCCGAGCGAGACGCTCCATGA
- a CDS encoding sugar phosphate isomerase/epimerase, with protein sequence MWPLVAMENALFGDPSLGWERRCALVAEAGFAGIYAVPYPLADDDLVRLAALDVVPARHGLRVAGVYANIDLALAPDAPWNARVRRLFEIIAGVSRVELSFKCSVPSREAPAWEEAIVARLEPLLAVAERRGLEVALYPHSFYPLETVREAERVVQRIAHPRLGFAFPVSHSYALCSAEETARQLRACANRLAGFNVCGCRRLAPQPPAKCAHFPPDEGDLEIAPLMAVLHEEGYRGDIVVQGHGWQGDLPGMLRRAAAYPGFRKEIAASSLPREAVDRTAPEARFPGAESHHLTS encoded by the coding sequence ATGTGGCCGTTGGTCGCGATGGAGAATGCGTTGTTCGGCGATCCTTCGCTGGGCTGGGAGCGACGCTGCGCGCTGGTGGCCGAAGCGGGCTTTGCAGGAATCTACGCGGTGCCTTATCCGCTCGCGGACGACGATCTCGTCCGGCTTGCGGCGCTCGATGTCGTGCCGGCTCGCCACGGACTGAGGGTTGCGGGCGTCTATGCGAACATCGATTTGGCGCTGGCGCCGGACGCGCCTTGGAATGCGCGAGTTCGGCGGCTGTTTGAAATCATCGCGGGCGTGTCTCGCGTGGAACTGAGTTTCAAGTGCAGCGTTCCGTCGCGCGAAGCGCCGGCGTGGGAAGAGGCGATCGTCGCGCGACTGGAGCCGCTGCTGGCTGTGGCCGAGCGGCGCGGTCTCGAGGTCGCTCTGTATCCGCACTCGTTCTACCCGCTCGAAACCGTGCGGGAGGCAGAGCGAGTGGTGCAGCGCATCGCGCACCCGCGCTTGGGTTTCGCTTTCCCGGTCTCGCACTCTTATGCGCTTTGTTCTGCCGAGGAAACCGCACGGCAATTGCGGGCCTGCGCGAACCGGCTCGCAGGATTCAACGTCTGTGGGTGTCGTCGGCTCGCGCCGCAGCCGCCGGCGAAATGCGCGCACTTTCCGCCTGACGAAGGCGATCTGGAGATCGCGCCGCTGATGGCCGTGCTGCACGAGGAGGGATATCGCGGCGACATCGTCGTGCAGGGACACGGCTGGCAAGGCGACCTGCCGGGGATGTTGCGCCGTGCGGCAGCTTATCCGGGGTTCAGGAAGGAAATCGCTGCATCATCGCTTCCTCGGGAGGCGGTCGACCGCACGGCTCCGGAGGCACGGTTTCCCGGAGCGGAATCGCATCATCTTACGTCATGA
- the eda gene encoding bifunctional 4-hydroxy-2-oxoglutarate aldolase/2-dehydro-3-deoxy-phosphogluconate aldolase — protein sequence MSAHHLIVTRRILSAAVIPAPELAVPVARALLAGGLDVMEVTFRNAHAAECIRRIRAEVPGMTVGAGTLLTPAQVDAARAAGAEFGVSPGFNPTVVSYAVGAAFPFVPGVLTPGEMEQSLELGCNLVKFFPAAAGGGPDFIKAVAAPYAHTSLQLVPLGGIGEQNLASYLALPLVVAVGGSWLTDRELLTAGRWDEISARTRRALAITTAAGIEGR from the coding sequence ATGAGTGCGCACCATCTCATTGTCACTCGTCGAATCCTTTCGGCGGCGGTGATTCCCGCTCCGGAGCTGGCGGTTCCGGTGGCGCGGGCGCTGTTGGCGGGCGGACTCGATGTGATGGAAGTCACCTTTCGCAACGCGCATGCCGCCGAATGCATCCGGCGCATTCGTGCCGAGGTGCCAGGCATGACGGTGGGCGCCGGCACGCTGTTGACGCCGGCGCAAGTCGACGCGGCGCGCGCTGCCGGCGCGGAGTTCGGCGTGTCGCCGGGTTTCAATCCGACCGTTGTGAGCTATGCGGTGGGCGCTGCGTTTCCGTTCGTGCCCGGCGTTCTCACGCCCGGGGAGATGGAGCAATCGCTCGAGTTGGGATGCAACCTGGTGAAGTTCTTTCCGGCCGCGGCGGGCGGAGGCCCGGATTTCATCAAAGCCGTAGCGGCCCCCTACGCACATACCTCGCTCCAACTTGTTCCTCTCGGCGGAATCGGAGAGCAGAACCTGGCGAGCTATCTCGCGCTGCCGTTGGTGGTCGCGGTGGGGGGCTCATGGCTGACCGATCGAGAGCTGTTAACCGCTGGTCGCTGGGACGAGATTTCCGCGCGCACGCGGCGAGCCCTGGCGATCACCACGGCCGCGGGCATCGAGGGGAGATGA
- a CDS encoding SDR family oxidoreductase: MWRCRVTGALAGKVCLIAGTTGIAGASARLFGREGARVVAVGRSAGNAAALSEELSAAGVENLVLAEDLANPGAASRVIASTLERFGQVEVLFHVAGISGRKFGDGPLGECTDEGWDTVMSVNLRAMMQLNRACLQHWLGRGERGVILNMASVLGFAYVAEHFDTVAYAAAKGAIISLSQHAAATYARHGIRINVLAPALVETPMSARATRDPVILELLRRKQPLTGKPLTDADCARAALYLCSDASAGVTGIVLPVDAGWCVSG, encoded by the coding sequence ATTTGGAGGTGCCGCGTGACCGGTGCGCTCGCAGGGAAGGTCTGCCTTATCGCCGGCACCACCGGCATCGCGGGAGCTTCGGCGCGGTTGTTCGGTCGCGAAGGGGCGCGCGTGGTGGCGGTCGGCCGCTCTGCCGGAAACGCCGCGGCGCTCAGCGAAGAACTGTCAGCGGCGGGCGTGGAAAATCTCGTGCTCGCCGAAGATTTGGCGAACCCCGGAGCGGCTAGTCGCGTGATTGCCTCCACGCTGGAACGGTTCGGCCAGGTGGAGGTGCTGTTTCACGTCGCGGGCATCAGCGGCCGCAAGTTCGGCGACGGACCGCTCGGGGAATGCACGGACGAAGGCTGGGACACCGTCATGTCCGTCAATTTGCGCGCCATGATGCAGCTCAATCGTGCGTGCCTGCAGCACTGGCTCGGACGGGGCGAGCGGGGCGTGATTCTCAACATGGCCAGCGTGCTCGGTTTCGCGTATGTCGCCGAACACTTCGACACCGTGGCCTATGCCGCGGCGAAGGGAGCGATCATCTCCCTGTCGCAACATGCCGCGGCGACCTACGCGCGTCACGGAATCCGCATCAACGTCCTCGCTCCCGCTCTGGTCGAAACACCGATGTCGGCTCGTGCCACGCGCGATCCCGTCATTCTCGAACTGCTGCGGCGCAAGCAGCCGCTCACGGGGAAACCGTTGACCGATGCGGACTGCGCGCGCGCGGCGCTTTATCTGTGCAGCGACGCTTCGGCCGGCGTCACCGGCATCGTGCTGCCCGTCGACGCCGGCTGGTGCGTGAGCGGCTGA
- a CDS encoding Gfo/Idh/MocA family oxidoreductase, with amino-acid sequence MKKIKLAVVGAGAFARVFIPLFKAHPQVRAVCLAEVLPDRRRAEAAAAGITETFATFEDVLASDCDAVAIFTQRWLHAPMAIAALKAGKHVYSAVPAAMTLAELTELVEVVKRTGLTYALGETSYYYPSTVFCREMWRQGKFGRFVYGEGEYMHDMSHGFYEAYQHSGGADWKRTAGVPPMLYPTHTVSMIVGVTGARLTQVSCLGQVDQSGDGVFGPGLNLWDNAFSNETALFRTSDGGAARINELRRVGHWGGRSVRLSLFGTEGCFEEQPEGEVWVNRAREVTKLTELLRCGPITTQDRAAAQIREDGTQHDFHSGMAPVHPVWRLPKEYEGLGSGHHGSHQFLVDDFCRAVGTGALPPNHVWAAARYNLPGIIAHESALRGGELMPVPDLGGPPDGARLLEDELAKLAPTTPTWSLPKPDYTGEKWW; translated from the coding sequence ATGAAAAAAATTAAACTGGCCGTGGTCGGCGCCGGCGCATTCGCCCGCGTGTTCATTCCGTTGTTCAAGGCGCATCCGCAAGTGCGCGCGGTGTGTCTTGCTGAAGTGCTGCCTGATCGCCGGCGGGCCGAGGCGGCCGCGGCGGGCATCACGGAGACGTTTGCCACGTTCGAGGACGTGCTCGCGAGCGATTGCGATGCCGTCGCGATCTTCACGCAACGTTGGCTTCACGCGCCGATGGCCATCGCCGCGCTGAAGGCGGGCAAGCATGTCTACTCGGCGGTGCCGGCGGCGATGACGCTCGCGGAGCTCACGGAACTGGTCGAAGTCGTCAAACGCACCGGGCTCACCTACGCGCTGGGCGAGACCAGTTACTATTATCCGTCGACGGTGTTTTGTCGCGAGATGTGGCGACAGGGGAAGTTCGGCCGCTTCGTCTACGGCGAGGGTGAATACATGCACGATATGTCGCACGGTTTCTATGAAGCTTATCAGCACAGCGGCGGCGCCGACTGGAAGCGCACCGCGGGCGTGCCGCCGATGCTTTATCCGACGCACACGGTCAGCATGATCGTGGGCGTCACGGGCGCTCGCCTCACGCAGGTCTCGTGCTTGGGACAGGTCGATCAGAGCGGTGATGGCGTTTTCGGCCCGGGGCTGAACTTGTGGGACAACGCCTTCAGCAACGAGACCGCGCTGTTCCGCACCAGCGATGGCGGTGCGGCGCGCATCAATGAACTCCGCCGCGTCGGACACTGGGGTGGTCGTTCGGTGCGGCTCAGCCTTTTCGGCACGGAGGGGTGTTTTGAGGAACAGCCGGAAGGCGAAGTGTGGGTGAATCGCGCTCGCGAAGTGACGAAACTCACGGAGCTGCTGCGCTGTGGCCCGATCACAACGCAGGATCGCGCCGCGGCGCAGATTCGCGAGGACGGCACCCAGCACGATTTTCATTCCGGCATGGCGCCGGTTCACCCGGTGTGGCGACTGCCGAAGGAATACGAGGGTCTGGGCAGCGGGCACCATGGCTCGCATCAATTTCTGGTGGACGACTTCTGTCGCGCCGTCGGCACTGGCGCGCTGCCGCCGAACCATGTCTGGGCCGCGGCTCGCTACAACTTGCCCGGCATCATCGCCCATGAATCGGCGCTGCGCGGCGGAGAGCTGATGCCAGTGCCCGATCTGGGCGGGCCTCCGGACGGCGCCCGGCTGCTCGAAGATGAGCTGGCCAAACTCGCGCCCACGACACCGACCTGGTCCCTGCCGAAGCCCGACTACACGGGCGAGAAGTGGTGGTGA
- a CDS encoding FAD-dependent oxidoreductase: protein MRLYSKQIPVVPAYDVVVVGAGSAGAVAAIAAARRGARTLLLERLPFLGGTSTAVLDTFYGLYTPGTRSRKVVAGIPDDVMARLRRYNSWLERPNTHGAGTGVTYHPEYLKIVWESLAREAGVSILLNASVQDVVVDDGRITGLVVATKDGLRFCSGKTYIDTSGDADVCHFAGISYELAGEIAPAQTLTTTFKMVNVDVARRKSISKQEFHALMARAAESGRYALPRKEGSDHITPVEHMTATIMTRLASYRKDASGTTNATDPDFLSRAEMDGREQAVEYIRFLRDCVPGYEKAQLASFGVQIGVRETRRVHGLYRLTRDDVLGARQFDDQIALCGAPIEDHHGGADTAWAYLPDGQCVGVPFRTLVPRDGRNLLVAGRCFSATHDAHASVRSMGQTMAMGQAAGTAAAMAARADREIASVAVVDLRDQLRRDGAILEL, encoded by the coding sequence ATGCGGCTCTACAGCAAACAGATCCCGGTCGTGCCAGCCTACGACGTGGTCGTCGTCGGCGCGGGCTCGGCGGGAGCCGTGGCGGCGATCGCGGCGGCTCGGCGTGGTGCACGAACCCTTCTGCTGGAACGGTTGCCTTTCCTCGGAGGGACCAGCACGGCGGTGCTGGATACGTTTTACGGACTCTACACCCCGGGCACGCGGTCGCGGAAAGTCGTCGCCGGAATCCCGGACGACGTGATGGCGCGATTGCGCCGCTACAACTCCTGGCTGGAGCGCCCCAACACGCACGGTGCGGGCACGGGCGTCACTTATCATCCCGAGTATCTCAAGATCGTGTGGGAGTCGCTCGCCCGAGAAGCGGGCGTTTCGATCCTGCTCAACGCATCGGTGCAGGACGTCGTGGTCGATGACGGACGGATCACTGGCCTTGTGGTGGCGACCAAGGACGGACTGAGGTTCTGTTCCGGCAAGACCTATATCGATACGAGCGGCGACGCGGACGTCTGCCACTTTGCCGGAATCAGCTACGAGCTCGCGGGCGAGATCGCCCCTGCGCAGACGCTCACGACCACGTTCAAGATGGTGAACGTCGACGTCGCCCGGCGAAAAAGCATCTCGAAGCAGGAATTCCACGCGCTCATGGCCCGCGCCGCGGAAAGCGGTCGATACGCGCTACCGCGCAAGGAAGGCAGCGATCACATCACACCGGTGGAGCACATGACGGCGACGATCATGACCCGCCTCGCCTCCTATCGGAAAGACGCCAGCGGCACCACCAACGCGACCGATCCCGATTTTCTTTCGCGCGCGGAGATGGACGGTCGGGAGCAAGCCGTGGAATACATCCGGTTTTTGCGCGACTGCGTGCCCGGATACGAAAAGGCACAGCTCGCCTCTTTCGGTGTGCAGATCGGCGTGCGCGAAACGCGCCGGGTCCACGGACTTTACCGACTCACGCGGGATGATGTGCTGGGTGCGCGACAGTTCGATGACCAGATCGCGCTCTGCGGAGCTCCGATCGAGGATCATCACGGCGGCGCCGACACGGCCTGGGCCTACTTGCCGGACGGACAGTGTGTCGGCGTGCCGTTCCGCACCTTGGTTCCGCGGGATGGCCGCAATCTTCTGGTTGCGGGGCGTTGCTTTTCCGCGACCCACGACGCGCACGCGAGCGTTCGCTCGATGGGACAGACCATGGCCATGGGACAGGCCGCAGGAACCGCGGCCGCGATGGCGGCCCGCGCGGATAGAGAAATCGCCTCCGTCGCGGTGGTGGATCTGCGCGACCAACTTCGTCGTGACGGAGCAATCCTCGAACTATGA